The following coding sequences lie in one Arachis ipaensis cultivar K30076 chromosome B03, Araip1.1, whole genome shotgun sequence genomic window:
- the LOC107629657 gene encoding uncharacterized protein LOC107629657, whose amino-acid sequence MLSSSASVPLLPQCTHTMDCMRIQSSLSLEKNWKYDVFVSFRGETRFNFIDHLYLALHRHGIVAFRDDTRLQKGGPISAGLLEAIERSQVLIVVFSINYASSTWCLQELAKIADCIETRGQRVLPIFYDVSPTEVRRQRGNYEAAFMKHEERFKDDAEMMEQVRRWRVALIEVANLSGWDLKNDKSQLAVIENIVKLVPSIVSPKPSSSLSDDIVGMHSPLQELEKLLLLDSEDDVRVVGICGMGGIGKSTLAKILYEKISHQYDASCFVEDVSRIYGGYGPLGVQKQLCQAFMEENFSTCNLSVASNVIQTRLRHRKVLIVLDNVDEGIQLEKLAIKRERLGRGSRIIIVSRDEHILREYGADDVYKVPLLNDENALQLFCRKAFKCNQVAKDYESLTNSALKYADGHPLAIRVLGSFLFGRNVSEWSSALIRLKEKPTEEILDVLRISFDALEDMEKEIFLDIACFFSNDSEEYVKDILRIRGFHPDIGIRILIDKSLITVDGWKIVMHDLLRELGRSIVREKSPHEPRKWSRLWNQKDLSNVLLENKSSFVCVSTMEDSTKVRLGMCPHCFTILRMHADYSLFECGECHIVLGAKHKGLVTSLEIEDSARSGGSSSWGRKSKKIKRKVQKQEQRSQMGYQEEHKFSKRLSDLEKQEKDEMELLRKLLDDIIDMRLSNYDYSDEGKSKSSSSFVRTHSDPSFLKYSQGSRETTSISYSDFSSFKDTVTLDSSSEIEETESKGSRLPLAPLLSSDTTEAFSGMHNQVEADIIPKTKQKKDTQSSFGKADIPITPQADDDLPVKVENLVTEDLDELRSSFETLKVSTVPQLKSLSSNLHSLKIEGCESLEALPDDLLAGTTALKELYLISCCSLKSFPYPAASLTTLYMRNCRRMRFLPSSESRKKLASLEHLFIGSSCDSLTTLTLDSFCKLKILCIWDCHNLQSVNVTREFKGDLASLESLEIRDCPRLRFLPDGALHTPNLESILISNCKNLNALPSGMNFLTSLKTLFLNRCPAIESLPLGGLPSSLIVLSIAYCDKLIPQEDWGLCSLESLRRFELEGGCMGMESFPNEKLPCNINSLRISTLNSLKKLNHKGLQHLNVLHTLEIHGCDILRSLPDQGLPSSLINLCVQECPLLTPRLIPKRGKEWHKVAHIPNIQIDHQIVSAY is encoded by the exons ATGCTTTCATCTTCTGCCTCAGTGCCTCTGCTCCCTCAG TGCACACATACAATGGATTGCATGAGAATCCAAAGCTCCTTGTCTCTTGAGAAGAATTGGAAATATGATGTGTTTGTGAGTTTTAGAGGGGAGACTCGCTTCAACTTCATCGATCATCTTTATCTTGCTCTCCACAGACACGGCATAGTTGCCTTCAGGGATGATACTAGGCTCCAGAAAGGAGGACCTATATCAGCAGGGCTTCTGGAAGCTATTGAAAGATCACAGGTTCTGATTGTGGTCTTCTCTATCAACTATGCTTCCTCCACATGGTGCTTGCAAGAGCTGGCAAAGATAGCTGACTGCATTGAAACACGGGGACAGCGTGTTCTGCCAATTTTCTATGATGTGAGTCCAACTGAGGTCAGAAGGCAACGTGGAAATTATGAAGCAGCCTTTATGAAACATGAAGAAAGATTCAAAGATGATGCAGAGATGATGGAGCAAGTGCGAAGATGGAGGGTGGCTCTAATAGAAGTAGCTAATCTCTCTGGCTGGGATCTGAAGAACGATAA GTCACAACTGGCTGTGATTGAAAATATTGTCAAATTGGTACCAAGCATAGTGAGTCCCAAACCATCATCAAGTCTATCGGATGATATAGTTGGGATGCATTCTCCTCTACAAGAATTAGAAAAGCTTCTACTTTTGGACTCAGAGGATGATGTTCGAGTTGTAGGAATTTGTGGAATGGGTGGCATAGGAAAGTCAACTCTTGCCAAGATTTTATATGAAAAGATCTCTCATCAATATGATGCTTCATGTTTTGTGGAAGATGTAAGTAGAATTTACGGAGGTTATGGTCCACTTGGTGTACAAAAGCAACTTTGTCAAGCTTTCATGGAAGAAAATTTTTCGACATGCAATCTTTCAGTGGCAAGTAATGTGATTCAAACTAGGTTACGCCATAGAAAGGTTCTGATAGTTCTTGATAATGTTGATGAGGGGATTCAATTGGAGAAGTTGGCTATAAAACGGGAAAGGCTAGGTAGAGGGAGTAGAATAATCATAGTTTCTAGAGATGAGCATATATTGAGAGAGTATGGAGCGGACGACGTTTACAAAGTTCCACTCTTAAATGATGAGAATGCTCTCCAATTGTTTTGCAGAAAAGCTTTCAAATGTAATCAAGTTGCAAAAGATTATGAAAGCTTGACAAATTCTGCATTAAAATATGCTGATGGACATCCGTTAGCAATCAGAGTATTGGGCTCATTTTTGTTTGGGCGAAATGTGTCAGAGTGGAGTAGCGCATTGATTAGATTGAAAGAAAAGCCAACAGAAGAGATTCTGGATGTGCTACGAATCAGTTTTGATGCACTTGAGGATATGGAAAAGGAAATATTTCTTGATATTGCTTGTTTCTTTTCAAATGACAGTGAAGAATACGTGAAAGATATTTTACGTATTAGAGGATTTCATCCTGATATTGGTATAAGAATTCTCATTGATAAATCACTCATAACTGTTGATGGATGGAAAATAGTTATGCACGATCTGTTGAGAGAGTTGGGTAGAAGTATTGTTCGAGAAAAATCACCCCACGAACCAAGAAAGTGGAGCAGGTTATGGAATCAAAAGGATCTAAGCAATGTCTTACTAGAAAACAAG AGTTCCTTTGTGTGTGTCTCGACAATGGAGGACTCAACCAAGGTGCGGTTGGGGATGTGCCCCCACTGTTTCACTATCCTTCGTATGCATGCCGATTATTCTCTCTTTGAATGTGGTGAATGCCATATTGTTCTTGGAG CAAAGCATAAAGGTCTTGTTACCTCGTTGGAGATTGAAGATAGTGCCAGATCAGGAGGTTCCTCATCATGGGggagaaaatcaaagaaaataaagaggaAGGTGCAGAAACAGGAACAGAGGTCTCAAATGGGATATCAAGAAGAGCACAAATTCTCTAAGAGATTGTCTGATTTGGAAAAGCAAGAGAAAGATGAGATGGAGCTTTTAAGAAAGCTCTTGGATGATATAATAGACATGAGATTATCCAATTACGATTATTCTGATGAGGGGAAGTCTAAAAGCAGTTCTAGTTTTGTTAGAACCCATTCAGATCCATCCTTTCTCAAATATTCACAAGGATCACGTGAAACAACCTCAATATCCTACTCTGACTTTTCAAGTTTTAAGGACACCGTCACTCTTGACTCTTCAAGTGAGATTGAGGAAACTGAGTCCAAAGGAAGCAGATTGCCGCTTGCTCCATTATTATCTTCAGATACAACAGAAGCTTTCTCTGGCATGCATAATCAAGTTGAAGCTGATATTATTCccaaaactaaacagaaaaagGACACACAATCTTCATTTGGTAAAGCTGATATTCCAATCACCCCACAAGCTGATGATGACCTTCCTGTCAAGGTAGAAAATTTGGTGACAGAAGATTTAGATGAACTGCGATCATCTTTTGAAACTTTAAAGGTTTCAACTGTACCACAATTGAAGTCCTTATCATCCAACCTTCACAGCCTGAAAATTGAAGGGTGTGAATCCTTAGAGGCTCTTCCAGATGACTTACTAGCAGGAACAACTGCCCTTAAAGAGTTGTACCTGATAAGTTGTTGTTCACTTAAATCCTTCCCCTACCCTGCTGCTTCCTTGACAACACTTTACATGAGAAACTGCAGGAGAATGAGATTTCTCCCCTCTTCAGAATCAAGAAAGAAGCTTGCCTCTCTCGAACATTTGTTCATAGGGAGCAGCTGTGATTCCCTCACTACCTTGACCTTAGACTCTTTCTGCAAACTCAAAATTCTCTGTATATGGGATTGTCACAATCTTCAATCAGTTAATGTTACCAGAGAGTTTAAGGGTGATCTTGCATCACTTGAGTCTCTAGAGATTAGAGATTGCCCAAGATTGAGGTTTTTACCAGATGGAGCATTGCATACTCCAAATTTAGAATCCATATTGATTtccaattgcaagaatcttaatgCATTGCCCAGTGGTATGAACTTTCTTACATCCCTCAAGACATTGTTTTTAAACAGATGTCCAGCGATTGAATCTCTCCCACTTGGGGGTCTGCCTTCAAGTTTGATTGTACTCTCCATAGCTTATTGTGATAAACTCATACCTCAAGAGGATTGGGGTCTGTGTAGTCTTGAATCTCTCCGTCGATTTGAGCTTGAAGGTGGATGCATGGGCATGGAGTCATTTCCGAATGAGAAGCTTCCATGCAATATCAACTCTCTGCGCATAAGCACACTAAATAGTCTCAAGAAGCTGAACCACAAGGGATTGCAACACCTGAATGTTCTTCACACACTTGAAATTCATGGTTGCGATATTCTTCGATCCTTGCCGGATCAAGGGCTTCCTTCCTCCCTAATTAATCTGTGTGTCCAAGAATGCCCGTTGTTAACTCCAAGGCTTATACCAAAAAGAGGGAAGGAATGGCACAAAGTGGCTCATATCCCAAACATCCAAATTGATCACCAAATAGTCTCTGCATACTAG
- the LOC107632531 gene encoding putative disease resistance RPP13-like protein 1 produces the protein MVDMLGSFVSAFLQVLLDRIARHELIEFFRGNHLDEALLEKLKMLLLSVTSVLSDAEEKQFIDPLVKDWVDRLRNAAYDADDILDEIATKALLDKMDSGFHTTLDQVRDYAASLNPFAERVKSKVERIVERLKSIIEHKDLLGLKEGGVGTRSLSLVSATTSLVDETRVYGRNDDKEKIIDFLLSGESNGEGVPVTAIVGMGGVGKTTLAQVLYNDIRVRNHFQLRSWASVSETSDVSEITKKVFHSLTLSHSNIIDLNLLQIKLKKRLSGQKFLLVLDGFWNENFLDWDIFQMPFLLGSWESRIIVTTRSQTVAMAIRADLTYSLSPLSRDDAWKLFSTHAFKCGNPDESPVLAEIGQKILKKCNGLPLAVKVLGSLLRSNDDVEEWKRISNSQIWELPSARNSILPALRLSYSHLPSQLKRCFTYCSIFPKGYEIKKWDLIYLWMAEGILPRPKPEKRMEDVGDECFRELLSRSFFHQTTHHELRFVMHDLINDLAQYVAGDFCYKLEDGNPSKTTSLARHLSYFQGIYDAPEKFESFSEFQQLRTFLPFKFSPFGGTSSITSMVSVLLPKLKRLRVLSLSYYPITKLPNSVGNLMHLRYLNLAYTEIDHLPDSVSTLYNLEILLLSGCHRLNKLPANMFRLVNLRHLDISGCSVTEMPEKFGRLKSLQVLTNFVVSGSRGSKISELGELSELHGALLIANLQNVADAREASNASLKSKKYLHELEFKWTTTNHTLQSEADILNKLEPHQNVKRLKIQNFGGSKLPNWLESSAFSSMVSLHLADCENCSSLPSLGQLPSLAELYIERMKGLPKVGLEFYGNGNEPFKSLKVMKFEDMPNWEEWSANNLDQRAGFPLLQELHIKSCPKLTGQLPDQLPLLNKLVITACQALTNSSSRVPKLREFELINCDALISLSEEMMQGNECLEAMTISNCSSLVNISREGLPSSLRSLEIYECRNLQLFHPPSVMQVSQNYLALERLHLQRCCDSLVSFPLSLFNNLEDLRVHDCGILDVISSAQNSLPYLRKLKLKDCSKLVSFPEGGLPAPKLESLSISNCAKLLPEAAWGLQAMTSLTSLHISGLPSLTSLDHTGIQYMVSLKILKIKACHKLASLPLETLVHSLSHITIRACPLLKVCCENDTGEYWSLVSRIPFRVIED, from the coding sequence ATGGTTGATATGCTTGGTTCATTTGTCTCTGCCTTCCTGCAAGTGCTGTTGGATAGAATAGCTCGCCATGAGCTCATAGAGTTCTTCCGGGGCAACCATCTTGATGAGGCACTCCTAGAGAAGTTGAAGATGCTATTGCTGTCAGTCACTTCGGTGCTTAGTGATGCCGAGGAGAAACAGTTCATTGATCCTTTGGTGAAGGATTGGGTTGATAGGCTCAGAAATGCTGCTTATGATGCTGATGATATCTTGGATGAGATTGCCACCAAAGCCTTGCTAGACAAGATGGATTCTGGTTTTCACACCACCTTGGATCAGGTAAGAGATTATGCTGCTTCTCTCAATCCTTTTGCTGAAAGAGTTAAATCGAAAGTTGAGAGGATTGTTGAGAGGTTGAAGTCTATAATAGAGCATAAAGATCTTCTTGGTCTTAAGGAAGGTGGTGTAGGTACTAGATCACTTTCATTAGTTTCTGCTACGACTTCTTTGGTGGATGAAACTAGAGTTTATGGTAGGAATGATGATAAAGAGAAGATTATCGATTTTCTGCTTTCGGGAGAATCGAATGGAGAAGGGGTGCCTGTGACTGCAATTGTTGGGATGGGAGGGGTAGGAAAGACCACTCTTGCTCAGGTTTTATACAATGACATAAGGGTGAGGAACCATTTTCAGTTAAGATCATGGGCCTCTGTTTCGGAGACATCTGATGTGTCTGAAATAACCAAGAAAGTTTTTCATTCCTTAACTTTGTCGCATTCAAACATCATAGACTTGAATCTACTCcaaatcaagctcaaaaagagatTATCAGGACAAAAGTTTCTACTTGTTTTGGATGGGTTTTGGAATGAAAACTTTCTTGATTGGGACATCTTTCAAATGCCTTTTTTATTAGGAAGCTGGGAAAGTAGAATTATTGTCACCACACGCAGTCAAACCGTTGCAATGGCAATTCGTGCTGATTTAACTTATTCTCTATCCCCTCTATCGCGTGATGATGCTTGGAAGTTGTTCTCAACTCATGCTTTCAAGTGTGGGAACCCAGATGAGAGTCCTGTATTAGCAGAAATTGGCcagaaaatattgaaaaaatgCAATGGCCTCCCTCTAGCTGTAAAAGTATTGGGGAGTCTTCTGCGTTCTAATGATGATGTCGAGGAATGGAAAAGAATATCCAATAGTCAGATATGGGAGTTACCAAGTGCCAGAAATAGCATACTTCCTGCTTTGAGATTGAGTTATAGTCATCTTCCGTCGCAGTTGAAGCGATGCTTTACTTATTGCTCCATCTTCCCGAAAGGCTATGAAATCAAAAAATGGGACTTGATCTATTTATGGATGGCTGAAGGCATTCTGCCACGACCAAAACCGGAGAAGCGAATGGAAGATGTAGGCGATGAATGCTTCCGAGAGCTACTATCGAGGTCATTCTTTCATCAGACCACTCACCACGAGTTGCGCTTTGTGATGCATGATCTTATCAATGACTTGGCACAGTATGTGGCAGGAGATTTTTGTTACAAGCTAGAGGATGGTAATCCAAGCAAAACTACAAGTTTGGCTCGTCATTTATCATATTTTCAAGGCATATATGATGCCCCTGAAAAATTTGAGTCCTTCTCTGAATTTCAGCAGCTTAGGACTTTCTTACCATTCAAATTCTCACCCTTTGGCGGCACGTCTTCGATTACCAGTATGGTTTCAGTTCTGTTACCGAAATTGAAGCGCCTACGTGTGCTCTCTCTGTCATACTATCCAATTACCAAATTGCCAAATTCAGTTGGAAACTTGATGCATCTACGGTACTTGAATCTTGCCTACACTGAAATTGACCATCTTCCTGATTCTGTCAGCACTCTGTATAACTTGGAGATATTGCTTTTGTCTGGCTGTCATCGTCTCAACAAGTTACCGGCAAACATGTTCAGGCTTGTTAATTTGCGTCATCTTGACATTAGTGGATGCAGTGTAACTGAGATGCCGGAAAAGTTCGGTAGACTAAAATCCCTTCAAGTGTTGACTAATTTTGTTGTGAGTGGCAGCAGGGGATCTAAAATTAGTGAATTGGGGGAGCTGTCGGAACTTCATGGAGCATTGTTAATTGCAAACTTGCAGAATGTAGCTGATGCAAGAGAAGCTTCCAATGCCAGCTTGAAGAGCAAGAAATATCTTCATGAGCTAGAATTCAAATGGACAACTACAAATCATACTTTACAAAGTGAAGCTGATATACTCAACAAGTTAGAGCCACATCAGAATGTGAAAAGGCTGAAGATTCAGAATTTTGGTGGAAGTAAGTTGCCAAATTGGCTGGAGAGCTCTGCATTCTCTAGCATGGTGTCTCTACATCTTGCAGACTGCGAGAATTGCTCGTCATTGCCATCGCTTGGACAACTTCCTTCCCTCGCAGAACTATATATCGAAAGGATGAAAGGTCTACCAAAGGTTGGTCTTGAGTTCTATGGCAATGGAAATGAGCCATTCAAATCCTTGAAAGTAATGAAGTTCGAGGACATGCCAAATTGGGAAGAGTGGTCAGCAAACAATCTTGATCAGCGTGCAGGATTCCCTTTGCTTCAAGAGCTTCATATAAAGAGTTGTCCGAAATTGACTGGACAATTACCAGATCAACTTCCTCTCTTAAATAAATTAGTGATCACTGCATGCCAAGCTCTCACAAACTCATCGTCACGGGTTCCCAAATTGAGAGAATTCGAGCTCATTAATTGCGATGCATTGATTTCATTGTCTGAGGAAATGATGCAGGGAAATGAATGTCTGGAAGCCATGACCATAAGTAATTGTTCATCTTTGGTCAACATCTCCAGAGAAGGCCTACCAAGTAGTCTTAGATCACTTGAGATCTATGAATGCAGAAATTTACAGCTATTCCATCCTCCAAGTGTGATGCAGGTGTCCCAAAACTACCTTGCTCTTGAGCGATTACACTTGCAGCGTTGCTGTGATTCTCTCGTCTCATTTCCATTGTCCCTCTTCAACAATCTTGAAGATCTTCGTGTACATGACTGTGGCATTCTTGATGTGATTTCTTCTGCTCAAAATAGTCTCCCGTATCTTCGGAAATTGAAACTGAAGGACTGCTCCAAACTAGTTTCATTTCCTGAAGGAGGATTGCCTGCTCCGAAACTCGAGTCGCTTTCTATCAGCAACTGTGCTAAGCTCTTACCTGAGGCTGCATGGGGTCTTCAGGCAATGACATCACTCACCTCCCTTCACATCAGCGGACTTCCTAGTCTCACTTCTCTAGATCACACTGGAATTCAGTACATGGTATCTCTCAAGATTCTCAAGATTAAAGCTTGTCATAAGCTTGCATCTCTACCTTTAGAAACACTTGTTCATTCCCTTTCTCATATTACCATTAGAGCATGTCCATTGTTAAAAGTTTGCTGTGAGAATGATACTGGGGAATACTGGAGCTTGGTTTCTCGCATACCCTTCAGAGTCATTGAAGATTAG
- the LOC107629662 gene encoding equilibrative nucleotide transporter 1: MGFTGEESNHDPESESSTLLLYDPPRTTIITAKSPPKDDYHLAYIIYFSLGFGYLLPWNAFITAVDYFSYLYPDASVDRVFAVVYMLVGLVGLFVIILYSHKSNAFVRITVGLALFVVSLLVVPLLDAFYVKGRVGVYAGFYVTVGAVGLSGVADALVQGSIVGSAGELPERYMQAVIAGTAGSGVLVSVLRIFTKAVYSQDASGLRKSANLYFSVSIVVVFVCMVFYNVVDKLPVMQYYKELKMQTVTRDEDSVQLTGSVWRSTVWDVVGRIKWYGFGIVLIYVVTLAIFPGYITEDVHSQLIKDWYPILLITCYNVFDLVGKSLTSLYLLENGNIAVVSCIVRLLFFPLFLGCLHGPKFFRTEIPVTILTSLLGLTNGYLTSVLMILAPKMVKLQHAETAGIVSVLFLVIGLAAGSVIAWFWVI; the protein is encoded by the exons ATGGGTTTCACCGGAGAAGAATCAAACCACGATCCAGAATCAGAATCCTCCACCCTCCTCCTCTACGACCCACCGCGAACCACCATCATCACCGCAAAATCTCCACCGAAAGACGATTACCACCTGGCATACATCATCTACTTCTCCCTCGGATTcggttacctccttccatggaaCGCATTCATCACAGCCGTTGATTACTTCTCCTACCTCTACCCCGATGCCAGCGTTGACCGAGTCTTTGCCGTCGTCTACATGCTCGTCGGCCTCGTCGGGCTCTTCGTCATCATCCTCTACAGCCACAAGTCCAACGCATTCGTCAGAATCACCGTCGGTTTGGCTCTCTTCGTTGTTTCCTTGCTCGTTGTTCCTCTTCTTGACGCCTTCTATGTTAAGGGTCGGGTCGGGGTATATGCCGGGTTTTACGTTACGGTTGGGGCTGTCGGGCTTTCCGGTGTGGCGGATGCGTTGGTTCAGGGGTCCATTGTTGGCTCCGCCGGTGAGCTGCCGGAGAGGTATATGCAAGCTGTCATTGCTGGCACTGCTGGTTCCG GGGTACTTGTTTCTGTCCTGAGGATTTTCACGAAGGCTGTTTACTCACAAGATGCCTCTGGTCTACGAAAGAGTGCGAATCTCTACTTTTCTGTATCGATTGTGGTCGTGTTCGTATGCATGGTTTTCTACAACGTGGTTGACAAGCTTCCTGTTATGCAGTACTACAAGGAGCTTAAGATGCAGACTGTCACCAGGGATGAAGACAGCGTTCAGTTGACCGGATCTGTGTGGAGGTCAACTGTATGGGATGTTGTTGGAAGAATCAAGTGGTATGGATTCGGCATTGTTCTCATATATGTCGTGACTCTTGCAATTTTTCCTGGTTACATAACAGAGGATGTGCACTCTCAGCTTATCAAGGATTGGTATCCCATTCTCCTCATTACTTGCTACAATGTGTTTGATCTTGTTGGCAAGTCTCTGACTTCTTTGTACCTTCTAGAAAATGGAAACATTGCGGTAGTTAGTTGCATAGTGAGATTGTTGTTCTTCCCTCTCTTCCTAGGGTGCTTGCATGGTCCAAAGTTCTTCCGGACTGAGATCCCAGTGACGATACTGACTAGCCTGTTAGGTCTTACCAATGGTTACCTGACCAGTGTGTTGATGATCTTGGCTCCTAAAATGGTAAAGTTGCAGCATGCAGAAACTGCAGGGATTGTGAGTGTATTGTTCTTAGTTATTGGTCTGGCTGCTGGGTCTGTAATAGCTTGGTTCTGGGTCATCTGA